The Firmicutes bacterium CAG:345 genome contains a region encoding:
- a CDS encoding signal recognition particle receptor FtsY (product inferred by homology to UniProt), which translates to MGLFKYLKEKFKGKKEQEEIREKYVAGLDKSRKNFSSKLNSLAKKYVKINSEYFDELEEILIEADVGVRLTSEIISETEKEAAMEHIDDPAKINELLVDKMFISYVNRGEETRTDIQFKENGPTVLMMVGVNGSGKTTTIAKLTKRYQDRGKKVLLIAGDTFRAAAVEQLQVWADRLNCQLVRGPEGSDPASVVYDGIKKATQDNYDLVIVDTAGRLQNKSYLMDELRKMKKVIQKIIPDAPHEVFLVIDANTGQNGVVQAKVFKECTDLTGVIISKMDGTGKGGIILAIRDEIGVPVRFIGLGEKFDDLQEFDLDNYLYGLLIGEEE; encoded by the coding sequence ATGGGATTATTCAAATATTTAAAAGAAAAATTTAAAGGCAAAAAAGAACAAGAAGAAATAAGAGAAAAATATGTTGCAGGGCTTGATAAATCAAGGAAAAATTTTTCTTCAAAATTGAATTCTTTAGCAAAAAAATATGTCAAAATTAATTCTGAATATTTTGATGAATTAGAAGAAATATTAATCGAAGCTGATGTTGGTGTACGATTGACTTCAGAAATAATTTCTGAAACAGAAAAAGAAGCAGCAATGGAACATATTGATGATCCAGCTAAAATTAATGAACTTTTGGTTGATAAGATGTTTATTTCTTATGTTAATCGTGGTGAAGAAACAAGAACAGATATTCAATTTAAAGAAAATGGACCAACAGTATTGATGATGGTTGGAGTAAATGGCTCTGGTAAAACTACAACTATCGCTAAACTTACAAAAAGATATCAAGATCGTGGAAAAAAAGTTCTATTGATTGCAGGTGACACTTTTAGAGCAGCTGCAGTTGAACAGTTACAAGTTTGGGCAGACAGATTGAATTGTCAGCTTGTGAGAGGACCAGAGGGCTCTGATCCTGCAAGTGTTGTTTATGATGGTATAAAAAAAGCTACTCAGGATAATTATGATTTAGTTATTGTTGATACTGCTGGAAGATTGCAAAATAAAAGTTATTTGATGGATGAACTTCGAAAAATGAAAAAGGTTATTCAAAAAATAATTCCAGATGCACCACATGAAGTGTTTTTAGTTATAGATGCTAATACAGGCCAAAATGGTGTAGTTCAAGCCAAAGTTTTTAAAGAATGCACTGATTTAACTGGTGTTATAATTTCTAAAATGGATGGAACAGGTAAAGGTGGTATTATTCTAGCGATAAGAGATGAAATTGGTGTCCCTGTGCGTTTTATAGGATTGGGTGAAAAATTTGATGATCTTCAAGAATTTGATTTAGATAATTATTTATATGGTTTGCTAATAGGAGAAGAAGAATGA
- a CDS encoding phosphate acyltransferase (product inferred by homology to UniProt), whose translation MVRLAIDMMGSDLGPTGLIPGVKALLKDYDDVELHLFGDENILKESFTEENVIIHGTEEIVPMEVGALKVLRMKNSSMMKAVQCTVDEDLDGVVSAGSTGGFLTLTTLIVKNVEGVLRAGLCAPFLTVKKGKYVAILDIGASNENTAEELACFAKLGKIYSSTMWNIENPSVYLLNNGAEEGKGPDYVKGAYKLLKEDSSINFQGNVEARYVMDGKRDVVVSAGFPGNIYLKASEGMASNMNMLIKNAFSENIFSKIGYLLARRGFKHMKEIMNYKKVGGAIALGLNKVAVKAHGNSDGYAFEHALIMAYKMCKNHMVDAIKKEFHE comes from the coding sequence ATGGTAAGATTAGCTATTGATATGATGGGTTCTGATCTTGGACCAACAGGATTAATTCCTGGTGTAAAAGCTCTTTTAAAAGATTATGATGATGTGGAACTTCATCTTTTTGGAGATGAAAATATTTTAAAAGAGAGTTTTACTGAAGAAAATGTTATTATTCATGGCACTGAGGAGATAGTCCCTATGGAAGTTGGAGCTCTTAAAGTGTTGAGAATGAAAAATTCATCTATGATGAAAGCTGTTCAATGTACAGTTGATGAAGATTTGGATGGCGTAGTTTCTGCTGGAAGCACAGGAGGCTTTTTAACTTTGACTACATTGATTGTAAAAAATGTTGAAGGTGTCTTACGCGCTGGACTTTGCGCTCCTTTTTTAACAGTAAAAAAAGGAAAATATGTTGCTATATTAGATATTGGTGCTTCTAATGAAAATACGGCGGAGGAATTGGCTTGCTTTGCAAAATTAGGTAAAATTTATTCTAGTACAATGTGGAATATTGAAAATCCTAGTGTTTATCTTCTAAATAATGGTGCTGAAGAAGGAAAAGGACCTGATTATGTAAAAGGCGCATATAAATTATTAAAAGAAGATTCATCGATTAATTTTCAAGGAAATGTTGAAGCAAGATATGTTATGGATGGAAAAAGAGATGTTGTAGTTTCTGCTGGATTTCCTGGAAATATTTATCTTAAAGCTAGCGAAGGAATGGCATCTAATATGAATATGCTTATAAAAAATGCTTTTAGCGAGAATATTTTTTCAAAAATTGGATATTTACTTGCCCGCCGTGGTTTTAAACATATGAAAGAAATAATGAATTATAAAAAAGTTGGAGGTGCGATTGCATTGGGATTGAATAAAGTAGCTGTTAAAGCACATGGCAATTCTGACGGATATGCTTTTGAACATGCTTTAATTATGGCTTATAAAATGTGCAAAAATCATATGGTCGATGCAATTAAAAAAGAGTTTCATGAATAG
- a CDS encoding aTP-dependent Clp protease proteolytic subunit (product inferred by homology to UniProt) — MPIIPAITIKNYEGQTSYDLFSLLLKERIIIISGEITDQLSEIITAELLYLEAEDQESPITIYINSPGGSVTAGMAVYDIIKSLKVEVKTIAFGLAASMGAFLLSSGTKGQRYAYKHTEIMIHQPLGQTQGQVTDLKIMTERLLKIKETLNKILSDNTGKDYQTIVNDTERDNFFTAMEAKKYGLIDHIL, encoded by the coding sequence ATGCCAATAATACCTGCAATTACAATTAAAAATTACGAAGGACAAACTTCATATGATCTTTTTTCACTTCTATTAAAAGAAAGAATAATAATTATTTCTGGAGAGATTACCGATCAACTTTCAGAAATAATAACAGCCGAACTTCTATATCTTGAAGCCGAGGACCAAGAATCACCTATAACAATTTATATAAATAGTCCTGGTGGATCTGTCACTGCTGGAATGGCAGTATATGATATTATAAAATCATTAAAAGTAGAAGTAAAAACCATCGCATTTGGATTAGCAGCTAGTATGGGAGCTTTTTTATTATCCTCTGGTACCAAAGGTCAAAGATATGCATATAAACATACTGAAATAATGATTCATCAACCATTAGGTCAAACTCAAGGACAAGTAACTGATTTAAAAATAATGACTGAGAGATTATTAAAAATAAAAGAAACACTTAACAAAATATTATCCGATAATACCGGAAAAGATTATCAAACAATTGTAAATGACACTGAAAGGGATAATTTCTTCACTGCTATGGAAGCAAAAAAATATGGCCTTATCGACCATATTCTTTAA
- a CDS encoding fusion protein of transketolase 1 tktA and Glyceraldehyde-3-phosphate dehydrogenase gapA (product inferred by homology to UniProt), whose amino-acid sequence MSIKLAINGFGRIGRLAFRRAIDEGMEVVAINDLSSAANLAYLLKYDSAQGVLKGHEVSYEDNNIVFDGKKIPVIGQKDPNLIKWSDYGVDIVLECTGRFKGYNDAKVHVEVGGAKGVVISAPADKETPTFVYGVNDKDLTADMKVISGASCTTNCLGPVCRVLQDKFGIEGGFMTTVHAYTNDQTSLDLVKEKDFRRGRACAQNIVPSSTGAAKAIYLVIPELKGRLQGGAIRVPVLDGSLVDLSLTLGKEVTAEEINAAMKEAAEGSLKGVLDYTEDPIVSRDIIGATAGSIFDATGTKVFTNPEGKQYVKVISWYDNEYSYTCQYVRLAKHYAHILGVK is encoded by the coding sequence ATGTCTATTAAACTTGCAATCAATGGATTTGGACGTATCGGCCGTCTTGCTTTCCGCCGTGCTATCGATGAAGGAATGGAAGTTGTCGCTATTAACGATTTATCTTCTGCTGCTAACTTAGCTTACCTTCTCAAATATGACTCTGCTCAAGGTGTTTTAAAGGGCCACGAAGTATCTTATGAAGACAACAATATTGTCTTTGATGGAAAGAAGATTCCAGTTATTGGTCAAAAAGATCCAAACCTCATTAAATGGTCTGATTATGGTGTTGATATTGTATTAGAATGCACAGGTCGTTTCAAAGGTTATAACGATGCTAAAGTACATGTTGAAGTTGGTGGCGCTAAAGGTGTTGTCATCTCTGCTCCAGCTGATAAAGAAACTCCAACATTTGTCTATGGTGTCAATGATAAAGATTTGACTGCAGATATGAAGGTTATTTCTGGCGCTTCTTGCACAACAAACTGCTTAGGCCCTGTTTGCCGTGTATTGCAAGATAAATTTGGTATCGAAGGTGGATTCATGACAACAGTTCATGCTTATACTAACGATCAAACTTCTCTTGACTTAGTTAAGGAAAAAGATTTCCGTCGTGGTAGAGCTTGTGCACAAAATATTGTCCCAAGTTCAACAGGTGCTGCAAAAGCTATTTATCTTGTCATTCCTGAACTCAAGGGTCGTCTCCAAGGTGGAGCTATCCGTGTTCCAGTTCTTGATGGTTCCTTAGTTGATCTTTCTTTAACTCTCGGTAAAGAAGTTACAGCTGAAGAAATCAATGCTGCAATGAAAGAAGCTGCTGAAGGCTCATTAAAAGGCGTTCTCGATTATACTGAAGATCCAATCGTTTCCCGTGATATCATCGGTGCAACAGCTGGTTCCATCTTTGATGCTACTGGTACAAAGGTCTTCACTAACCCAGAAGGCAAACAATATGTCAAGGTCATATCTTGGTATGATAATGAATATTCTTATACATGCCAATATGTCCGTCTTGCTAAGCACTACGCTCACATCCTCGGTGTTAAATAA
- a CDS encoding unknown (no significant homology to UniProt), translating into MKKANKTKVTCRPCKEENNWEIEAPNGKVLSKHYNTKSECVKAGRQYAAECGATLYIEDYDKK; encoded by the coding sequence ATGAAAAAAGCAAACAAAACCAAAGTTACATGCCGACCATGTAAAGAAGAAAACAATTGGGAGATAGAAGCCCCAAATGGAAAAGTTTTATCAAAGCACTACAATACTAAATCAGAATGCGTTAAAGCCGGCAGACAATATGCTGCTGAATGCGGTGCAACTTTATATATTGAAGATTACGATAAAAAATAA
- a CDS encoding signal recognition particle protein (product inferred by homology to UniProt): MAFESLTERMQSIFKKMRGQAHITESNMDEMLREVRLALLEADVNYKVVKEFVGNVKEKAIGQKVLTKLSPGEMFVKIVRDELAELLGSGDTDLKFAVGKPTVIMLVGLQGTGKTTTAAKLANLLKRKNAKKPLLVAADIYRPAAIDQLEILAKQIGVDVYVDRTGTLPPIIAKNAYNQALANKNDVVIIDTAGRLQIDEVLMQELQDIEKNVNITETILLVDAMSGQDAVNVATTFNSKLHITGLVMSKLDGDSRGGAALSIKHLTNIPIKFAGVGEKVSDLEVFHPDRMADRIIGMGDVLSLIENVQENIDEEVTMKTSKRIANGLFDLNDMLNLMKQMKKLGSFGGILKMLPGMPKISEDDSNKLEKELKKTETIINSMTLQERKKPEIIKNSRKIRIAEGSGTTSTDVNRILDRFDKMKKQMSQVSGMMKRNPNMINEMMKSMNKK; the protein is encoded by the coding sequence ATGGCATTTGAATCACTTACAGAAAGAATGCAGAGCATTTTTAAAAAAATGCGAGGCCAAGCCCATATTACTGAAAGCAATATGGATGAAATGCTTAGAGAAGTTCGCTTAGCTCTTCTTGAAGCTGATGTCAATTATAAAGTTGTTAAAGAATTTGTTGGAAATGTTAAAGAAAAAGCAATTGGTCAAAAAGTTTTAACAAAATTATCCCCTGGAGAAATGTTTGTTAAAATTGTTAGAGATGAACTAGCAGAACTTTTAGGAAGCGGAGATACAGATTTAAAATTTGCTGTTGGAAAGCCAACTGTAATTATGCTTGTTGGTTTACAAGGTACAGGTAAAACGACAACTGCAGCAAAATTAGCAAATTTATTAAAACGAAAAAATGCAAAGAAACCTTTGCTTGTTGCTGCTGATATTTATCGTCCAGCTGCTATAGATCAACTTGAAATTTTAGCGAAGCAAATAGGAGTTGATGTCTATGTTGATAGAACTGGGACTTTGCCTCCTATTATCGCTAAAAACGCTTATAATCAAGCTTTAGCTAATAAAAATGATGTTGTTATTATCGATACTGCAGGTCGTTTACAAATTGATGAAGTATTGATGCAAGAATTACAAGATATTGAAAAAAATGTCAATATTACTGAGACTATTCTTTTAGTTGATGCAATGTCTGGTCAGGATGCTGTAAATGTCGCTACAACTTTTAATTCAAAGCTTCATATTACTGGATTAGTAATGTCTAAACTTGATGGTGATTCTCGTGGTGGTGCAGCTTTATCAATTAAGCATTTAACAAATATTCCAATTAAATTTGCTGGTGTTGGTGAAAAGGTTTCAGATCTTGAAGTTTTCCATCCGGATCGTATGGCTGATCGTATCATTGGTATGGGAGATGTTTTGTCTCTTATTGAAAATGTTCAAGAAAACATCGATGAAGAAGTCACAATGAAAACAAGTAAGAGAATTGCTAATGGCTTGTTTGATTTGAATGATATGTTAAATTTGATGAAACAAATGAAAAAATTAGGATCATTTGGAGGTATTTTAAAAATGCTTCCAGGAATGCCGAAAATTTCGGAAGATGACTCTAATAAATTGGAAAAAGAATTAAAAAAGACAGAAACAATAATTAATTCTATGACTTTGCAGGAAAGAAAAAAGCCAGAAATTATTAAAAATTCGCGTAAGATCCGTATAGCTGAAGGATCGGGAACTACTTCTACAGATGTCAATCGAATTCTTGATCGTTTCGATAAAATGAAAAAACAAATGTCTCAAGTATCAGGAATGATGAAAAGAAATCCAAATATGATAAATGAGATGATGAAATCAATGAATAAGAAATAA
- a CDS encoding unknown (no significant homology to UniProt) translates to MNFFIMLFLVLALDFGLTFLLSQFIASSVLINMIISFVISFVYAFLTLPKEKRKVFYKTQDFYRLGGIILAVLLVCTCIIELI, encoded by the coding sequence ATGAATTTTTTTATAATGTTATTTCTTGTATTAGCATTAGATTTTGGACTGACTTTTCTTTTATCGCAATTTATTGCTTCAAGTGTATTAATTAATATGATAATTTCTTTTGTTATTTCATTTGTTTATGCCTTTTTAACGCTTCCAAAAGAAAAGAGAAAAGTATTTTATAAAACACAAGATTTTTATAGACTGGGTGGAATAATACTTGCTGTATTATTGGTTTGCACTTGTATAATAGAGCTTATTTGA
- a CDS encoding uPF0122 protein CATMIT_00499 (product inferred by homology to UniProt), which yields MEDLENKNQYLLLVDQYSILLTDKQKMILDEYFNEDLSLSEIAENHNISKSAVYDTLKKSLEKLKEYETKLRCVYKEKKILQILSENNISKDIEEKIKEVLTDGI from the coding sequence ATGGAAGATTTAGAAAATAAAAATCAGTATTTATTATTAGTTGATCAATATAGTATATTATTGACTGATAAACAGAAAATGATACTTGATGAGTATTTTAATGAAGATTTGTCCCTTTCGGAAATTGCTGAGAATCATAATATTTCTAAAAGTGCAGTATATGATACTTTAAAGAAATCTTTAGAAAAGCTTAAAGAATATGAGACAAAATTAAGATGTGTTTATAAAGAAAAGAAGATATTACAAATTTTGAGTGAAAATAATATTTCAAAAGATATTGAAGAAAAAATAAAGGAGGTATTGACAGATGGCATTTGA
- a CDS encoding ribonuclease 3 (product inferred by homology to UniProt), with protein MQLKKSFMNRKFIKFFEDIGVSYNNINLYSAALTHISYINEHPDAKNDYDRLEFIGDSVLDIVLADLLYKHFPNSRSGTLSKLRSYFVNGAFLAKLADKLDILRFARLSNGEQNNSLDRNKLKEDMFEAFLGAMYLDHNYEYVYKFISDLFLPQFDNVTEENITDNKTRLQELLQSQGHGKIEYKVIEEKGNAQKKHYKVAVIYDGVILGVGEGTNKKIAQQEAAGDALTRKVN; from the coding sequence ATGCAATTAAAAAAGAGTTTCATGAATAGAAAATTTATAAAATTTTTTGAAGATATAGGTGTTTCTTATAATAATATTAATCTTTATAGTGCAGCTTTAACTCATATTTCTTATATCAATGAACATCCAGATGCTAAAAATGATTATGATAGACTAGAATTTATAGGTGATAGTGTACTAGATATTGTTCTCGCTGACCTTTTATATAAACATTTTCCTAATAGTCGTTCTGGAACTTTATCAAAATTGCGTTCTTATTTTGTCAATGGTGCTTTTCTTGCAAAATTAGCTGATAAATTAGATATTTTAAGGTTTGCACGTTTGTCTAATGGTGAACAAAATAATTCTTTAGATAGAAATAAATTAAAAGAAGATATGTTTGAAGCTTTTTTAGGGGCTATGTATTTGGATCATAATTATGAATATGTTTATAAGTTTATATCTGATTTGTTTTTGCCACAATTCGATAATGTTACAGAAGAAAATATCACGGATAATAAAACAAGACTTCAAGAATTATTACAGAGTCAAGGACATGGTAAAATAGAGTATAAAGTAATTGAAGAAAAAGGAAATGCACAAAAGAAACATTATAAAGTTGCAGTTATTTATGATGGCGTTATTCTTGGCGTTGGTGAAGGCACAAATAAAAAAATAGCACAACAAGAGGCTGCTGGTGATGCATTGACAAGAAAGGTGAACTAA
- a CDS encoding phosphoglycerate kinase (product inferred by homology to UniProt), whose translation MKQHVKDLQVEGKRVLVRCDFNVPLKDGAIRDDNRIVAALPTIKELISKGAKVILMSHLGKIDYKKTPEEIEALKKKNNMAPIAVRLGELLGKEVKFCPVTRGEQLTSMVDSLNNGDVLVVQNTRYEKGESKNDPELSKIWASLADAFVMDAFGSAHRAHCSTYGVPELLKAEGKPTAVGYLVEKEVVSLGKVVNPTDRPYLAILGGLKVSDKIKVIDSLLKKCDKVIICGAMSYTFLKALGHTVGTSPVEDNQVDYARKCLEEGHGKILLPVDIIVSDDFDNANLIQTIDGLDVPDGFMGMDIGPKTRVLFHDEIQKANTIFWNGPAGVFEKEEYQAGTISVCKAIAENDHCFSVIGGGDSAAAAKQFGYKDSFSHVSTGGGASLEMIENDGHLPGIDVIEDK comes from the coding sequence ATGAAACAACACGTTAAAGACTTACAAGTTGAAGGCAAGCGCGTTTTAGTCCGTTGTGATTTCAACGTCCCACTTAAAGATGGCGCAATTCGCGATGATAATCGTATTGTCGCTGCATTACCTACAATTAAAGAATTGATTTCTAAAGGTGCCAAAGTTATTTTAATGAGTCACCTTGGAAAAATTGATTATAAGAAGACTCCAGAAGAAATAGAAGCTCTTAAAAAGAAAAACAATATGGCTCCTATTGCTGTTCGTTTAGGTGAATTACTTGGTAAAGAAGTTAAATTTTGCCCTGTTACACGTGGTGAACAATTGACTTCTATGGTAGATTCTTTAAATAATGGTGATGTTTTGGTTGTTCAAAACACTCGTTATGAAAAAGGTGAATCAAAAAATGATCCTGAACTCAGTAAGATTTGGGCAAGTTTAGCTGATGCATTTGTCATGGATGCTTTTGGTAGTGCTCATCGTGCCCACTGCTCTACATATGGTGTTCCAGAACTTTTAAAGGCAGAAGGCAAACCTACTGCTGTTGGCTACCTTGTTGAAAAAGAAGTCGTTTCTTTAGGTAAAGTTGTAAATCCAACAGATCGTCCATATTTAGCTATTCTTGGTGGACTTAAAGTTTCTGATAAAATCAAAGTTATTGATAGTCTTTTGAAAAAGTGCGATAAAGTTATTATTTGTGGTGCAATGAGCTATACTTTCTTAAAAGCTTTAGGACATACAGTTGGTACAAGTCCTGTTGAAGATAATCAAGTTGATTATGCTCGTAAATGCTTAGAAGAAGGCCATGGAAAAATTCTTCTTCCTGTAGATATCATTGTTTCTGATGACTTTGATAATGCAAATTTAATTCAAACTATTGATGGCCTTGATGTTCCAGATGGATTCATGGGAATGGATATTGGTCCAAAAACACGTGTTTTATTCCATGATGAAATTCAAAAAGCCAATACAATTTTCTGGAATGGTCCTGCTGGTGTCTTTGAAAAAGAAGAATATCAAGCTGGTACAATTTCTGTTTGTAAAGCTATTGCAGAAAATGATCATTGTTTCTCTGTTATCGGTGGAGGCGATTCTGCCGCAGCAGCAAAACAATTCGGATATAAAGATTCTTTCTCCCATGTTTCCACAGGTGGCGGTGCTTCCTTAGAGATGATTGAAAATGATGGTCATCTTCCTGGCATTGATGTTATTGAAGACAAATAA
- a CDS encoding triosephosphate isomerase (product inferred by homology to UniProt): MNHLISETKKFASEVGAAVTLAKEKNIEIGVAPSFLSLQTMAEANTGLIIASQDVHFSPSGAFTGFVSIPMIKELGINWTILGHSERRLYANETSLTCNQKIHACLENDVKVIYCVGETLAQFEGGLTRNVVKEQMIVGLMNLKKEDVSNIVIAYEPVWSIGTGKNASEEIAEDVCGYIRSLVAEMFDQETADKVRILYGGSVKPNNIHSYMTCPDIDGALVGGASLKAESFIELVKNI, from the coding sequence ATGAATCATCTTATTTCTGAAACAAAGAAATTTGCATCAGAAGTAGGTGCTGCAGTTACTTTAGCAAAAGAAAAAAATATTGAAATAGGTGTTGCACCAAGCTTTTTAAGTCTTCAAACTATGGCTGAAGCTAATACCGGTTTAATAATTGCTAGCCAAGATGTTCATTTTTCTCCTAGCGGTGCTTTTACTGGTTTTGTTTCTATTCCAATGATTAAAGAATTGGGAATTAATTGGACTATTTTAGGACATTCTGAAAGACGTCTTTATGCCAATGAAACCTCATTGACATGCAATCAAAAAATTCATGCTTGCCTTGAAAATGATGTTAAAGTAATCTATTGCGTTGGTGAAACATTAGCTCAATTTGAAGGTGGATTAACAAGAAATGTTGTCAAAGAACAAATGATTGTTGGTCTTATGAACTTAAAGAAGGAAGATGTTTCAAATATTGTCATAGCATATGAGCCAGTATGGAGTATTGGTACAGGCAAAAATGCTTCAGAAGAAATTGCTGAAGATGTATGCGGATATATTAGATCTTTAGTTGCTGAAATGTTTGATCAAGAAACTGCTGATAAAGTACGTATTCTCTATGGTGGCAGTGTTAAGCCAAATAACATTCATAGTTATATGACTTGCCCTGATATAGATGGCGCTCTTGTTGGTGGAGCTAGCTTAAAAGCTGAATCTTTCATTGAATTAGTAAAGAATATTTAA